A stretch of DNA from Candidatus Angelobacter sp.:
CCGGTTACCGCCGGGCATCGGTTTCGAGTGGACGGGGCAATCGTACGAGGAGCGGTTATCAGGCTCGCAAGCGCCGATGCTTTACACGCTCTCGCTGCTTGTGGTGTTCCTGTGTCTCGCGGCACTCTATGAAAGCTGGGCCATTCCGCTGTCGGTCATCCTGGTTGTGCCGCTGGGCGTGCTCGGCGCATTGCTCGCGACGAAGCTGCGCGGGTTGCCAAACGACGTTTATTTCAAGGTCGGTTTGCTGACCATCGTCGGTCTCGCGACCAAGAACGCGATTCTGATCATCGAATACGCCAAGGACCTTCAAGCGGAAGGCAGGGATTTGATCGAGGCCACGCTCGAGGCCGTTCATCTTCGGCTGCGGCCGATTCTCATGACGTCGTTCGCATTCATCCTGGGGGTGATGCCCCTGGCGCTCAGCGTCGGCGCTGGATCGTCGAGCCGCAACGCCATCGGCACTGGCGTCGCCGGCGGAATGTTCGCGGCCACGGCGCTCGGAATATTTTTGATTCCGGTTTTCTACGTCGTGGTCCGCCGCATTTTCAAAGTGAAGGTGAAGAAACTGCATCCGCCCGAGACCGGCATGGAAACAGTCAGCAGCAAGGAGCCGGCCGCATGAACACCCGCTGCTGTCATGTTCTGATTCTGGGAACGCTGGTGAGCGGTTGCACCATGATTCCGAAATACGAGCGCCCTGCGGCACCCGTGAGCGAATCGTGGTCGGCGGCTTCGGCGCAAACGAACACCACCGACACGGTCGCGTCCGACATCGATTGGCACGATTTCTTCGACGATCCGCGCTTGCAACGCCTGATCGAGCTTGCGTTGCAAAACAACCGCGACCTGCGCGTCGCTGCGTTGCGTGTCGAGGAGGTGCGCGCGCGGTACCGCATTCAGAGGGCAGAGCAGTTCCCGAGCGTCCAGGGCAACGCCAACTTCACGCGCCAGCACTTTTCAGGCGCCGTCACCGTGTTCAACGGCGGCACGACGCTCGACACCTACAACCTCAACGTGGGTGCGTCCTATGAGCTGGACCTGTTCGGCCGCGTGCGCAGCCTGAAGAGAGAGGCGCTGGAAAGGTATTTTGCCACCGACGAAGCGCGAAAGAGCGTTCAGATCGCGCTGGTGTCCGAAGTGGCAACGGAATACCTGACGCAACTGCGCCTGCTCAAGGCCAAAGCCATCGCGAACCAGACGCTCGCCACGGTTCAGGAGTCATATGATTTGATCAGACGGCGCTTCGATGTCGGCGCGGCGTCAGAACTGGAGTTGCGCACGGCAGAAAGTCAGGTCGAGGCGGTGCGTGTGAACTCCGCCAATTTTCTTCAGCTCCT
This window harbors:
- a CDS encoding efflux RND transporter permease subunit; the encoded protein is RLPPGIGFEWTGQSYEERLSGSQAPMLYTLSLLVVFLCLAALYESWAIPLSVILVVPLGVLGALLATKLRGLPNDVYFKVGLLTIVGLATKNAILIIEYAKDLQAEGRDLIEATLEAVHLRLRPILMTSFAFILGVMPLALSVGAGSSSRNAIGTGVAGGMFAATALGIFLIPVFYVVVRRIFKVKVKKLHPPETGMETVSSKEPAA
- a CDS encoding efflux transporter outer membrane subunit; this encodes MNTRCCHVLILGTLVSGCTMIPKYERPAAPVSESWSAASAQTNTTDTVASDIDWHDFFDDPRLQRLIELALQNNRDLRVAALRVEEVRARYRIQRAEQFPSVQGNANFTRQHFSGAVTVFNGGTTLDTYNLNVGASYELDLFGRVRSLKREALERYFATDEARKSVQIALVSEVATEYLTQLRLLKAKAIANQTLATVQESYDLIRRRFDVGAASELELRTAESQVEAVRVNSANFLQLLAQSENALVVLVGEPLPKDLPAGKPFQQQHLLTDLPVEVPSEVLQRRPDILAAEHTLVAANANIGAARAAFFPRILLTGSAGTASAKLSDLFTGPSETWSFSPQIAVPIFDGGGTRARLAVSKIDKRIEIANYEKAIQTAFREVADALAVRAILDDKLKAQERLLGATQKRFDLTTARYRQGVDSYVDVLLAQRDLYAAQQDLVQFQAARLLNAIALYRSLGGGWKS